One stretch of Longimicrobiaceae bacterium DNA includes these proteins:
- a CDS encoding DinB family protein — protein sequence MAEKRAEVWLRGPVEGVPDQLQPVAHALLQALEEVRELMADVPDSLLWSRPGGVASAGFHLRHMAGVIDRLFTYARGEQLDEHQLRALRSESQPPEVPVTAAELVDALQLQIEGAVEVLRHTDEATLSQPRAVGRKALPSTVRGLFFHAAEHVQRHLGQLLVTVRVQTATSRE from the coding sequence ATGGCGGAAAAGCGAGCCGAAGTGTGGCTGCGCGGCCCCGTTGAAGGGGTCCCCGATCAGTTGCAGCCGGTCGCACACGCTCTTCTTCAGGCGCTCGAGGAGGTACGCGAGCTGATGGCGGACGTGCCCGACTCCCTGCTATGGAGCCGGCCGGGGGGTGTAGCCTCAGCTGGATTCCACCTGCGCCATATGGCCGGGGTGATCGACCGGCTGTTCACCTATGCTCGCGGTGAGCAGCTGGACGAGCACCAGCTGAGGGCATTGCGCTCCGAGTCGCAGCCTCCGGAGGTGCCGGTCACTGCTGCCGAGCTCGTGGACGCGTTGCAGCTCCAGATCGAGGGCGCGGTGGAAGTGCTCCGCCACACCGATGAGGCCACGCTGTCGCAGCCGCGCGCCGTGGGGCGGAAGGCTCTCCCCTCCACCGTCCGAGGGCTCTTCTTCCACGCCGCGGAGCACGTGCAACGCCATCTTGGGCAACTTCTGGTCACCGTACGCGTGCAGACTGCTACGTCTCGCGAATAG
- a CDS encoding SDR family oxidoreductase translates to MQALFIGGTGIISSACSALAVERGIDLTLLNRGTSIRPAPAGARVARADIRDRQAVREALGSKEFDVVVQWVAYTADEVERDLELFRGRTGQYVFISSASVYQTPPERLPVTESTPLDNPYWQYSRDKIACEERLVRAHREEGFPVTIVRPSHTYDRTKPPIRGGYTMIDRMRRGMPVVIAGDGTSIWPVLHHADFARGFVGLMGRSEAIGEAFHITSEELITWNQIYAAIARAAGVELDAVHVPSEWIARFDPEWGASLLGDKAHSMIFDNSKIRSLVSDFSPSIPFSHGAEEIIAWFDGDPARRQVDAAFDARLDAIIATCAVPSGRAGDATTISTA, encoded by the coding sequence ATGCAAGCACTCTTCATCGGCGGTACCGGGATTATCAGCTCCGCCTGCTCGGCGCTCGCCGTAGAGCGCGGGATCGACCTCACCTTGCTGAATCGCGGGACTTCGATTCGCCCCGCACCTGCCGGTGCCCGCGTGGCGCGGGCGGACATTCGCGACCGTCAGGCGGTGCGGGAAGCGCTGGGGAGCAAGGAGTTCGACGTCGTAGTCCAATGGGTGGCGTACACCGCTGACGAAGTCGAGCGCGACTTGGAGCTGTTCAGGGGACGGACCGGTCAATACGTCTTCATCAGCTCGGCCTCTGTGTACCAGACCCCGCCGGAGCGACTGCCTGTCACCGAATCCACGCCGCTCGACAACCCCTACTGGCAGTATTCCCGCGACAAGATCGCCTGCGAGGAGAGGCTCGTCCGTGCACATCGGGAAGAGGGCTTTCCCGTGACCATCGTGCGGCCGTCGCACACCTACGATCGCACCAAGCCTCCCATCCGCGGCGGCTACACCATGATCGACCGGATGCGTCGCGGGATGCCGGTGGTGATCGCCGGAGACGGGACGTCCATCTGGCCGGTTTTGCACCACGCCGATTTCGCCAGAGGGTTCGTGGGGCTGATGGGGCGTTCGGAGGCGATCGGGGAGGCATTTCACATCACCTCCGAGGAGCTGATCACCTGGAACCAGATCTACGCCGCGATCGCTCGAGCGGCCGGGGTCGAGCTGGACGCGGTTCACGTCCCCTCCGAGTGGATCGCCCGCTTCGATCCCGAGTGGGGTGCGAGCCTGCTTGGTGACAAGGCCCACAGCATGATCTTCGACAACTCCAAGATCCGCTCGCTGGTGTCAGACTTTTCGCCTTCAATACCGTTCTCTCACGGGGCCGAGGAGATCATCGCCTGGTTCGACGGGGACCCGGCCCGGCGGCAGGTGGATGCCGCCTTCGATGCTCGCCTCGACGCCATCATCGCCACCTGTGCAGTGCCATCCGGACGGGCTGGCGACGCGACCACCATCTCGACCGCATGA
- a CDS encoding D-lyxose/D-mannose family sugar isomerase, whose product MSISLAIAREARRRASEVLSQAGVVLSPAEREAIEVADFGLDELEVTGLQLVTYVNNQRYCAKELVLFPGQTCPEHRHPPSNGDPGKMETFRCRWGSVWLYVEGPSTGELRGPGPPPGSREHYTVFHEIELKPGEQYTIPPNTLHWFRAGPEGAVVSEFSSTSRDVLDVFTDPRIVRQPRIVQEG is encoded by the coding sequence ATGAGCATCTCGCTCGCCATCGCTCGCGAGGCACGACGCCGCGCAAGCGAAGTGCTAAGCCAGGCGGGTGTCGTTCTTTCCCCCGCCGAGCGCGAGGCGATCGAGGTCGCCGATTTCGGCCTCGATGAGCTGGAGGTTACCGGCCTGCAGCTTGTTACCTACGTCAACAACCAGCGCTACTGTGCCAAGGAGCTGGTGCTGTTTCCGGGCCAGACGTGCCCTGAGCACCGGCACCCCCCGTCGAATGGCGACCCGGGAAAGATGGAGACGTTTCGATGCCGGTGGGGGAGCGTCTGGCTGTACGTCGAGGGCCCCTCGACCGGGGAGTTGCGCGGCCCGGGGCCGCCGCCTGGATCGCGGGAACATTACACCGTCTTCCATGAGATCGAGCTGAAGCCCGGCGAGCAGTACACCATTCCGCCGAACACACTGCACTGGTTTCGTGCCGGGCCCGAGGGCGCCGTGGTGTCGGAGTTCTCCAGCACCAGCCGCGATGTGCTGGACGTATTCACCGACCCGCGCATTGTGCGTCAGCCGAGGATCGTACAGGAGGGATGA